Proteins from a single region of Desulfobacteraceae bacterium:
- a CDS encoding DUF1499 domain-containing protein, which produces MAQIFDDRWRERGSLWLLGLSLVMVFSACSTHGPGVIGPQGGKLAPCPDRPNCVCSDAADPRRRVAPFALQGPAAEAWQALEAHLTTLRRVQLVTVSPFYLHAVFRSRVFGFSDDVEFYLRPQAGEIAVRSASRTGYFDFGVNRRRIEAIRSHLTGLGVLKGS; this is translated from the coding sequence ATGGCACAAATTTTCGACGATCGCTGGCGTGAGCGCGGGTCTCTGTGGTTATTGGGGCTGTCGCTGGTGATGGTCTTTTCCGCCTGTTCGACCCACGGCCCCGGGGTCATCGGTCCCCAGGGCGGCAAGCTGGCGCCCTGTCCGGATCGGCCCAACTGCGTTTGCAGCGACGCCGCGGACCCCCGGCGGCGGGTTGCGCCGTTCGCCTTGCAGGGGCCCGCCGCGGAAGCCTGGCAGGCCCTCGAGGCGCACCTGACCACCCTGCGGCGCGTCCAGCTGGTCACCGTTTCACCGTTTTATCTGCATGCCGTTTTTCGCAGCCGGGTTTTTGGCTTTTCGGACGATGTCGAGTTCTACCTCCGGCCGCAGGCCGGAGAAATCGCCGTGCGTTCCGCATCACGCACGGGCTATTTCGACTTTGGCGTCAACCGCCGTCGGATCGAGGCCATCCGGAGCCATCTCACCGGGCTGGGGGTTCTTAAAGGGTCTTGA
- a CDS encoding HU family DNA-binding protein, whose amino-acid sequence MTKAELIEKMAMDAGISKVAAGAALDSFVDGVTSALKKKEGKVTLVGFGTFLKVRRKARKGRNPQTGEEIKIKATNVVKFKPGKKLKDSV is encoded by the coding sequence ATGACAAAAGCAGAATTGATCGAAAAAATGGCAATGGATGCCGGCATCAGCAAGGTTGCTGCCGGGGCCGCTCTGGACTCGTTTGTCGACGGCGTCACCAGTGCGTTGAAGAAAAAAGAGGGAAAAGTGACCTTGGTGGGTTTCGGCACATTTCTCAAGGTTCGCCGCAAAGCGCGCAAGGGGCGCAACCCCCAGACCGGCGAGGAAATCAAGATCAAGGCGACAAACGTCGTCAAGTTCAAGCCGGGCAAAAAGCTGAAAGATTCGGTCTGA